The following proteins are co-located in the Nonlabens ponticola genome:
- the rfbB gene encoding dTDP-glucose 4,6-dehydratase — translation MDNKKHILITGGAGFIGSHVVRLFVIKYPDYHIFNLDALTYAGNLENVEDISNKPNYTFIHGDITDLDLLRQLFDKHGITDVIHLAAESHVDRSIEDPLQFVRTNVMGTVNLLEAARKKWSPREAHTFYHVSTDEVYGSLGATGLFTENTPYDPNSPYSASKASSDHFVRAYGETYNISHVISNCSNNYGPNHYPEKLIPLFINRILNNKPLPVYGDGNYTRDWLYVEDHATAIDLIFHEGKNGETYNVGGHNEWKNIDLVQLLCDQMDQKLDRPIGSSRKLITYVKDRPGHDLRYAIDSSKLQRELGWKPSRDFQVGLQQTIDWYLENPQWLEKTNG, via the coding sequence ATGGACAATAAAAAGCATATTCTCATTACTGGTGGTGCTGGATTCATAGGCTCGCATGTAGTGCGCCTATTTGTCATCAAGTATCCTGATTATCATATTTTCAATCTTGATGCGCTTACCTATGCAGGTAATCTCGAGAATGTCGAGGATATTTCAAATAAGCCTAACTATACATTTATACACGGTGATATTACAGATCTGGATTTATTGCGACAGCTTTTTGACAAGCATGGAATTACAGACGTTATTCATCTAGCGGCGGAAAGTCACGTAGATCGCTCAATTGAAGATCCATTGCAGTTCGTGCGCACCAATGTTATGGGTACAGTCAATTTATTAGAAGCAGCACGTAAAAAATGGTCACCAAGAGAAGCGCATACCTTCTACCATGTAAGCACTGATGAGGTCTATGGATCGCTGGGCGCGACTGGATTGTTTACAGAGAACACACCGTATGACCCCAACTCGCCTTACAGCGCCTCTAAAGCCAGTAGCGATCATTTTGTAAGAGCATATGGAGAGACTTATAATATATCTCACGTTATTTCAAATTGCTCCAACAATTATGGGCCTAATCACTACCCAGAAAAGCTGATTCCGCTATTTATAAATCGCATCCTAAATAATAAACCATTACCAGTTTACGGTGATGGTAATTATACACGCGACTGGTTATATGTAGAGGATCACGCTACTGCTATTGATTTAATTTTTCATGAAGGCAAGAATGGCGAGACCTATAATGTAGGCGGGCATAATGAATGGAAGAATATCGATCTTGTACAATTGCTTTGTGATCAAATGGATCAAAAACTGGATAGGCCTATTGGCAGCTCACGTAAGTTGATCACATATGTAAAGGATCGACCTGGACACGATTTGCGCTATGCGATTGATAGCAGTAAACTTCAGCGAGAATTGGGTTGGAAACCTAGCCGTGATTTTCAAGTTGGATTGCAACAGACCATAGATTGGTATCTGGAAAATCCACAGTGGCTGGAAAAAACTAATGGTTAA
- a CDS encoding nucleotide sugar dehydrogenase translates to MSVIAAKCPGIKVHVVDLNADRIAAWNDDDLDNLPIYEPGLSDIVKEARGRNLFFSTNVDEAIDESDMIFISVNTPTKTYGVGKGMAADLKYIELCARQIARVATNDKIIVEKSTLPVRTAEALQDILSSTGSDVNFQVLSNPEFLAEGTAVQDLLNPDRVLIGGERTPEGAAAIQALHDVYAHWVPSDRILTTNVWSSELSKLTANAFLAQRVSSINSLSALCEATEADVDEVARAIGQDSRIGPKFLKSSVGFGGSCFQKDILNLVYLSKTYGLDEVAEYWHQVIKMNDYQKRRFAEKIIQSLYNTVNGKKIVLLGWAFKKDTNDTRESAAIYVADYLLSEQAQVVVYDPKVTSQQIYADLDYLNTRSEEENQRLVNVAQTTEDIFKDAHAVAVMTEWDEFREYDWKQIHEQMLKPSFVFDGRGILDIQQLEEIGMNAFAIGKG, encoded by the coding sequence ATGTCAGTCATAGCGGCGAAATGTCCTGGAATCAAAGTGCATGTTGTTGATCTAAATGCAGATCGTATCGCGGCATGGAATGATGATGATCTGGATAACTTACCTATATATGAGCCTGGCCTTTCAGATATAGTTAAAGAAGCAAGAGGTCGCAACCTATTTTTTAGCACTAATGTGGATGAAGCCATTGATGAATCAGACATGATTTTTATTTCTGTCAATACACCTACTAAGACCTATGGTGTAGGTAAAGGAATGGCCGCAGACCTAAAGTACATAGAACTTTGCGCACGTCAGATTGCAAGGGTAGCTACTAACGATAAAATAATTGTTGAAAAGTCTACCTTGCCCGTAAGGACAGCTGAAGCATTACAGGATATTCTATCAAGCACAGGTAGCGACGTCAACTTTCAAGTACTTTCAAATCCAGAGTTTTTAGCAGAAGGAACAGCTGTACAAGATCTACTAAACCCAGATCGCGTCTTAATAGGTGGTGAACGCACTCCAGAAGGTGCTGCAGCGATTCAAGCATTACATGATGTATATGCACATTGGGTACCTAGTGATCGTATTCTTACTACAAATGTGTGGTCGTCAGAGCTTTCTAAGCTTACAGCAAACGCATTTCTAGCGCAGCGTGTATCAAGTATTAATAGTTTGAGCGCGCTTTGTGAGGCGACTGAGGCTGATGTTGATGAGGTAGCCCGAGCCATAGGACAAGATTCCCGAATAGGACCTAAGTTTTTGAAGTCTAGTGTAGGCTTTGGAGGATCCTGCTTTCAAAAAGATATTTTGAACCTCGTTTATTTAAGTAAAACCTATGGACTAGATGAGGTGGCAGAATATTGGCATCAGGTAATTAAAATGAATGATTACCAGAAAAGAAGATTTGCAGAAAAGATTATCCAGTCCTTATATAATACAGTTAATGGTAAGAAAATTGTTTTATTAGGATGGGCATTCAAAAAAGATACCAACGATACTAGAGAGTCTGCGGCTATTTATGTGGCAGATTATCTATTGAGCGAGCAGGCTCAAGTCGTTGTATACGACCCTAAGGTTACCTCACAACAAATCTATGCAGACCTTGATTATCTAAACACAAGGTCAGAAGAAGAAAATCAGAGACTTGTAAATGTAGCGCAAACTACCGAAGACATTTTCAAGGATGCTCATGCGGTCGCTGTAATGACTGAATGGGATGAGTTCAGGGAATATGATTGGAAGCAAATCCATGAGCAAATGCTCAAGCCATCATTTGTTTTTGACGGTCGTGGTATCTTAGATATTCAGCAGCTTGAGGAGATAGGAATGAATGCTTTTGCTATAGGAAAAGGTTGA
- a CDS encoding OmpA family protein gives MKKILLSAFLLASVTAFAQDTMNDDNDQRDREEIPYNQWSLDFGIGAHHPHNLTAPGFFVNNPSFFSGDLGVRYMINDKFGINLDLGLNYFENADKEEDQSGEFQTNAYRAGLEGVVNVGTILGFREWTDTFNVLGHGGIGMTAIRFDEDINDETDWTGHFIVGITPQIKLSDNFALNLDASIVGYLSTDASLDGTREQARTDFDGFVSNYTIGLNWYLGNKEVHADWYNGSESARISELEERVATLETNNADDDQDGVPNYLDRDNTTESGVRVDNKGRALDVNKNGIPDDMESALDSRYAKKGAIASGANGVDGDGLIKQLINDGYVNVYFEFNSTKPTQYSLSSINFLATYLRDNPEVSATLTGYADEIGSEDYNKNLSERRAKMVNDILVATGVDASRLSYNGEGEDDSVEKSSSQARQLVRRVKFQVN, from the coding sequence ATGAAAAAAATTTTATTATCAGCGTTCTTGCTAGCAAGTGTGACTGCATTTGCACAAGACACTATGAACGATGACAACGATCAAAGAGATCGTGAAGAGATTCCTTACAATCAGTGGTCTTTAGACTTCGGAATTGGAGCACATCACCCACACAACCTTACCGCTCCAGGATTTTTTGTAAACAACCCATCTTTCTTCTCAGGAGATTTAGGTGTTCGTTATATGATTAACGACAAATTCGGTATCAATTTAGATTTAGGTTTAAATTACTTTGAAAATGCTGATAAAGAAGAAGATCAAAGTGGTGAATTTCAAACTAACGCTTACCGTGCTGGTCTTGAAGGTGTAGTAAATGTTGGTACAATCCTAGGCTTTAGAGAGTGGACTGATACTTTTAATGTATTGGGTCATGGTGGTATCGGTATGACAGCAATAAGATTTGATGAGGATATTAACGATGAAACTGACTGGACTGGTCATTTTATTGTAGGTATAACTCCACAAATTAAACTATCTGATAATTTTGCCTTGAACCTAGACGCAAGCATAGTTGGATATCTGTCAACTGACGCATCTCTCGATGGTACTCGTGAACAAGCCCGTACTGATTTTGATGGTTTTGTATCTAACTATACAATCGGTTTAAATTGGTACCTAGGAAATAAAGAAGTTCATGCAGACTGGTATAATGGATCAGAAAGCGCGCGCATCAGCGAACTTGAAGAAAGAGTAGCTACTCTAGAAACTAACAATGCGGATGATGATCAAGATGGTGTACCTAATTACCTAGACCGTGACAACACTACTGAAAGTGGTGTACGGGTAGACAATAAAGGTCGTGCTCTTGACGTAAACAAGAACGGTATTCCTGATGATATGGAAAGCGCTCTTGACAGCCGTTATGCTAAAAAAGGTGCTATTGCTTCTGGCGCTAATGGAGTAGATGGTGATGGCTTGATCAAGCAATTGATCAACGATGGTTATGTGAATGTTTACTTTGAGTTTAACAGCACAAAGCCAACCCAATACTCTCTATCTTCTATCAATTTCCTAGCAACGTACTTGAGAGACAATCCTGAAGTTTCTGCTACGCTAACAGGTTATGCTGATGAGATTGGTTCTGAGGATTACAACAAAAACTTATCTGAGCGTAGAGCTAAGATGGTTAACGATATCCTAGTAGCAACTGGTGTTGATGCAAGTCGTTTATCTTACAATGGTGAAGGCGAAGATGATAGCGTAGAGAAATCAAGCTCACAAGCTAGACAACTGGTACGCAGAGTGAAGTTCCAAGTGAATTAA
- a CDS encoding protein-disulfide reductase DsbD family protein, whose amino-acid sequence MIRLVTALVFLLISSYAGAQLSDPTEWTTTVEKISDKEYSLKSTAILEDGWHMYSQIPVDAFPSPIPTQFKYYDQPDNYSLVGPTNESGTYAEYSDIWGADVYQFDNKAVFTQNIELINEQLDYIIAEVEFMVCDDERCLPASPEVLIFKLKPNVVVGEDASLIIDTYYDNDLSPTIAQIPTLEETISKKEQDEDTSNVSQTDIKDDDGLATIFILCLLAGFGALLTPCVYPMIPMTVSFFTKQSENSSKGKLSGLMYGVFILLIYVACSLPFHLFESVSPDVFNEFSTNPYVNIFFFLIFVVFAISFFGAFEITVPNSWVNKVDGASNIGGVIGVFFMALTLVLVSFSCTGPVIGAVLGSVLTSDGGATALSVGLAGFGIGLGIPFAFFAIFPSYLNKLPKSGGWLNTVKVFLGFLELAFAFKFLSNADLVWQAGLLEREVFIAIWIAIFGVMAFYLLGKIRLPHDDKDSFISVGRLLLGILALCFTLYLIPGLWGAPLKLISGFPPPMTYSESPYGLGVSSNTAEIELPEGAHFTVHNLIAFDDYEAGLAYASKVSKPALIDFTGWACVNCRKMEERVWSNDEVLQILKNEVVLISLYVDEQKKLAKEDQYESQTTGKKIRTVGNRWSDLQIEKYQVNAQPFYVIVDSNGGNLTDPIGYTPDAVEYRDWLLKAIE is encoded by the coding sequence ATGATTAGACTGGTAACAGCATTAGTTTTTTTATTGATATCTAGCTATGCTGGCGCTCAATTAAGTGATCCTACAGAATGGACGACTACGGTTGAGAAAATTAGCGATAAGGAATATTCTTTAAAGAGCACAGCCATACTGGAAGATGGATGGCACATGTACTCTCAAATTCCTGTTGATGCGTTCCCAAGTCCCATACCTACACAGTTTAAATATTATGATCAGCCTGATAACTACAGCCTAGTCGGGCCAACGAATGAGAGTGGCACCTATGCGGAGTACTCAGACATTTGGGGTGCAGATGTTTATCAATTTGATAACAAAGCTGTTTTTACTCAAAATATCGAACTTATAAATGAACAGCTAGATTATATCATTGCCGAGGTTGAATTTATGGTATGTGATGATGAGCGATGCCTGCCAGCCTCACCAGAGGTTCTGATTTTCAAGTTGAAACCAAATGTCGTAGTTGGTGAAGATGCAAGTCTCATCATTGATACGTATTATGATAACGATCTTTCACCGACCATTGCCCAGATTCCAACCCTTGAGGAAACTATTAGCAAGAAAGAGCAAGACGAGGATACCTCAAATGTTTCTCAAACTGATATTAAAGATGATGACGGTCTAGCGACCATTTTTATTCTGTGTTTGCTAGCTGGGTTTGGCGCTCTACTCACACCATGTGTGTATCCCATGATACCGATGACTGTTTCATTCTTTACTAAACAGTCTGAGAATAGTAGTAAAGGCAAGTTGTCTGGATTGATGTACGGTGTATTTATCCTATTGATTTATGTTGCCTGTAGTTTACCATTCCATTTATTTGAATCAGTCTCGCCCGATGTTTTTAATGAGTTTAGCACTAACCCTTATGTAAATATTTTCTTCTTCTTGATTTTTGTGGTTTTTGCCATAAGCTTTTTTGGAGCTTTTGAAATTACGGTTCCTAATTCGTGGGTCAACAAAGTTGATGGAGCTTCTAATATTGGTGGTGTTATAGGTGTATTCTTTATGGCGTTGACGCTGGTGCTGGTGTCATTTTCATGCACTGGACCTGTGATTGGTGCGGTTTTAGGAAGCGTTTTGACTTCTGATGGTGGCGCGACAGCTTTGAGTGTTGGTCTGGCTGGATTTGGTATCGGGTTGGGAATACCATTTGCGTTTTTTGCCATTTTCCCGAGTTACTTGAATAAGCTACCTAAGTCTGGAGGCTGGCTCAACACGGTCAAAGTGTTTCTAGGGTTTTTAGAATTGGCTTTTGCATTTAAATTTCTTTCTAATGCAGATTTAGTATGGCAGGCTGGTTTGTTAGAGCGCGAAGTCTTTATCGCCATCTGGATTGCGATTTTTGGAGTGATGGCATTTTATCTTTTGGGTAAGATCAGGTTGCCGCACGACGATAAAGACAGTTTCATATCAGTAGGTAGACTGTTATTAGGAATACTGGCTCTGTGCTTTACTTTATATCTAATTCCAGGATTATGGGGTGCACCTTTAAAACTCATCAGTGGTTTCCCACCACCGATGACTTATAGTGAATCGCCGTATGGACTAGGCGTGTCATCAAATACTGCAGAAATTGAATTACCTGAAGGAGCCCATTTTACAGTTCACAACTTAATAGCCTTTGATGATTATGAAGCAGGTCTGGCTTATGCATCAAAAGTCAGTAAACCTGCCTTGATTGATTTCACCGGCTGGGCGTGTGTGAATTGCCGCAAGATGGAAGAGCGCGTGTGGTCAAATGATGAAGTTCTTCAAATACTCAAAAACGAGGTAGTATTAATTTCACTTTATGTTGATGAGCAAAAAAAACTGGCTAAAGAAGATCAATACGAATCACAAACAACAGGTAAGAAGATCAGAACCGTTGGAAATAGATGGAGCGATTTGCAGATAGAAAAATATCAGGTGAACGCACAGCCGTTTTATGTAATTGTAGATTCTAATGGTGGTAATCTCACAGATCCTATTGGCTACACGCCAGATGCTGTTGAATATCGTGACTGGTTGCTTAAAGCAATTGAATAG
- the tilS gene encoding tRNA lysidine(34) synthetase TilS, translated as MMVEDFSLHIDQHFPKLLKQKILLAVSGGLDSVVLAHLLKRINVDFAVAHCNFKLRGDESDNDAWFVENLAHQLGVKFHKTDFDTLKIASQRGISTQMAARDLRYEWFQEICKQHNYDKVVTAHHLDDQLETFLINLNRGTGLKGLTGIPAVTDLVYRPLLTFSRQQIQEYAKANAIKCREDSSNRSNKYMRNSLRNEVLPALHQALPQLRGNFAKSLFYLDAAMSIVEGAVLRFRESVTTQKNAELLLDIEAIKLHEQAGELLYHLLNRYGFNDSEALLELLDAQSGKRLISETHELLKDREHLILSAVDNAVNAVYTINENDTVIATSHGTMEIEELGKELATDLLDNGLDKNQLLLDLDQLEFPLTLKIWEQGDRMKPYGMKGSKLISDLLIDIKVSQVDKRRSMVLKQGDTILWLVGLRSAMHGSITDRTRRILKISLND; from the coding sequence ATGATGGTAGAAGACTTTTCATTACATATTGATCAACACTTTCCAAAGCTTTTAAAGCAAAAGATCTTGCTTGCTGTAAGTGGTGGACTGGATAGTGTGGTATTGGCTCATTTGCTCAAGAGAATCAACGTAGATTTTGCCGTGGCACATTGCAATTTTAAGTTGCGTGGTGATGAGAGCGATAATGATGCATGGTTTGTCGAGAATCTAGCTCATCAGCTAGGTGTCAAATTTCATAAAACTGACTTTGATACTTTAAAAATAGCCAGCCAGCGTGGTATATCGACCCAAATGGCCGCTCGCGATTTGAGATATGAATGGTTTCAAGAAATTTGCAAGCAGCATAATTATGATAAGGTGGTCACCGCTCATCATCTGGATGATCAATTAGAGACGTTTCTCATAAACCTTAATCGCGGAACTGGCTTGAAAGGCCTCACAGGAATTCCTGCCGTGACTGATCTCGTTTACAGACCGCTATTGACTTTCAGTAGACAACAAATTCAGGAGTACGCAAAGGCTAATGCTATTAAATGTCGAGAAGATTCAAGCAATCGATCCAACAAGTACATGCGCAACAGTCTGCGCAATGAGGTGTTGCCAGCATTACATCAGGCTTTGCCGCAATTGAGAGGCAACTTTGCAAAAAGCTTGTTCTATCTAGATGCTGCGATGAGTATTGTGGAAGGTGCCGTGTTACGCTTTCGCGAAAGCGTAACTACCCAAAAAAACGCTGAATTATTATTAGATATTGAGGCAATAAAGCTTCATGAACAAGCTGGTGAATTGCTCTATCACCTATTGAATAGGTATGGATTTAATGATAGCGAGGCTTTACTTGAATTACTAGACGCGCAAAGTGGTAAACGATTGATTAGCGAAACTCACGAGCTACTCAAGGATCGGGAACATTTAATACTATCAGCAGTTGATAATGCGGTGAATGCAGTTTATACCATTAATGAGAACGACACAGTTATCGCGACATCACACGGTACAATGGAGATCGAGGAATTGGGTAAAGAATTGGCAACAGATTTACTTGATAATGGTCTGGATAAAAATCAATTACTTCTTGATCTGGATCAGCTAGAATTTCCATTAACTTTAAAAATTTGGGAGCAAGGTGATCGCATGAAACCCTATGGTATGAAAGGTTCAAAATTGATAAGTGACTTACTTATCGATATTAAAGTCTCGCAGGTGGACAAACGCAGAAGCATGGTTCTCAAACAAGGCGATACAATTTTATGGCTAGTAGGTTTGAGGTCTGCTATGCACGGTTCCATTACCGATAGGACACGACGAATACTCAAAATTTCATTGAATGATTAG
- a CDS encoding anthranilate synthase component I family protein, producing the protein MHNQRYSHTFELPETAQFKQQLLSFYSSQEYFMLLDSNHAFKSSYNCLVAIGAIDVLRCDVGSAFAKAESFQASHEDWMFGYLGYDLKNELEPLHSNNIDVLKFPDLQFFIPELVIELNGQSIIFHSFNDERSDHANLLSDISSSNLNEEKSTRTQGRLVPIDTKEEYLAKAYQFLEHIQRGDIYEANLCTQFVAQDVVLDSIQAYQELNKSSKPPFAAYARFEEHYIISASPERYLKKEGNLLVSQPIKGTAARSADTAEDEKLKNQLLQNQKERSENVMIVDLVRNDLSRVATRGSVEVSELYGIHTFEQVHHMISTVQARLKPQHNAIDAIKATFPMGSMTGAPKISAMKIVEEQESFKRGVYSGAVGYFTPDADFDFNVVIRTILYNAQEKIATISVGSAITIEAIPEKEYNECFLKANALIQVLKSQGVEID; encoded by the coding sequence GTGCACAATCAGCGTTACTCACATACATTTGAATTGCCAGAGACTGCTCAATTCAAGCAGCAATTGCTGTCATTTTATTCCTCTCAGGAATACTTCATGTTGCTGGATAGTAACCATGCTTTCAAGTCCAGCTATAATTGTCTTGTGGCCATCGGCGCGATAGATGTTTTAAGGTGTGATGTTGGTTCCGCTTTCGCGAAAGCAGAATCCTTTCAAGCCTCACATGAAGATTGGATGTTTGGGTACTTAGGTTATGACCTCAAGAACGAGCTGGAGCCATTGCATAGTAACAATATTGATGTCCTCAAATTTCCAGATTTGCAATTCTTTATTCCAGAATTGGTCATTGAACTAAATGGTCAATCCATCATTTTTCACTCGTTTAATGATGAGAGATCAGATCATGCAAATCTGCTGAGCGATATATCGTCTAGTAATCTTAATGAAGAGAAGAGTACTAGGACTCAAGGCAGGTTGGTTCCCATTGATACAAAAGAAGAATACCTCGCTAAGGCTTACCAATTTCTAGAACACATCCAGCGAGGTGATATCTATGAGGCTAATTTGTGCACTCAGTTTGTAGCTCAAGATGTAGTACTCGATTCCATTCAGGCTTATCAGGAACTGAATAAAAGTAGTAAACCACCATTTGCGGCTTACGCAAGATTTGAAGAGCATTACATCATTAGCGCCAGCCCAGAACGCTACTTGAAAAAAGAAGGAAATCTACTCGTGTCTCAACCTATTAAAGGAACCGCGGCAAGATCAGCCGATACGGCCGAGGACGAGAAACTAAAGAACCAATTGCTTCAAAACCAGAAAGAGCGGTCTGAAAATGTGATGATTGTTGATCTAGTGCGTAACGATTTATCAAGAGTTGCCACAAGAGGCAGTGTTGAGGTAAGTGAGCTATATGGCATTCACACCTTTGAACAAGTGCATCATATGATAAGTACTGTTCAAGCGAGACTGAAACCACAACATAATGCTATCGATGCGATTAAGGCCACATTTCCCATGGGAAGCATGACTGGTGCGCCTAAGATCAGCGCGATGAAAATTGTTGAAGAGCAGGAAAGTTTTAAACGTGGCGTTTACAGCGGCGCGGTGGGCTACTTTACACCCGATGCAGATTTTGATTTCAATGTCGTGATACGTACCATACTTTATAATGCTCAAGAAAAAATAGCAACCATTAGCGTGGGCAGCGCGATCACCATAGAAGCCATTCCAGAAAAAGAATATAACGAGTGCTTTTTAAAGGCTAATGCATTGATCCAGGTACTTAAATCACAAGGTGTTGAGATTGATTAG
- a CDS encoding TonB-dependent receptor, with translation MQSPTYLLKKKSAFLFFAFLFFTQLALAHTITGYVMDENGRPIKDVYVYHEPSGSHTHTNNKGFFKIDDVEEGDELMFTRLGYSAFAKAVTDESEVLQIVLSRSSVDLDAVNITNEVDILNTITEADLEINPVTSSQEVLRAVPGLFIGQHAGGGKAEQLFLRGFDIDHGTDVAISVDGMPANMVSHAHGQGYADLHFVIPETIENISYGKGSYDKSVGNFATAGHVDFRTKDFVRENIISAEIGDFNYQRFVGLVQVLDNQNTSAYLATEYLTFDGPFDSPQNFDRINLFGKLNHIADNGDELSVSVSRFDSEWDASGQIPQRAVDRGLIGRFGAIDDTEGGETSRTDVNLNYETSLSDNEKLSTHAYYSRYNFLLFSNFTFFLEDPINGDQIRQQESRDLAGVDAAYTYTTNLSDHQLDLTAGVRLRNDRTEGSELSRTLNRRSTLENIQLGDINETNTSAFIGATWYLNDFLIDAGLRFERFKFTYKDALTAQYDTQDQSESALLPKLNFNYKVSDDLQLYFKNGIGFHSNDTRVVLQQTADDILPLSYGSDLGAVWKPVDRLIVNTALWYLFLEQEFVYVGDAGIVEPSGETQRYGFDLGVRYQMTDHLFLDSNLNYAHARAINEPDGEDFIPLAPEWTATGGLSLRDYKGFNAGFRYRYIADRAANEDNSIVAEGYFVSDLNVNYDLTNNLRLGVAVQNLFDIEWNETQFATESRLSTEAESVEEIHFTPGTPFFIRGSLQYRF, from the coding sequence ATGCAGTCACCAACCTACCTATTGAAAAAGAAATCTGCTTTTTTGTTTTTCGCTTTTCTATTCTTTACTCAATTAGCTTTAGCCCACACTATTACTGGTTATGTAATGGACGAGAATGGGAGACCTATTAAGGATGTTTACGTGTATCATGAGCCATCAGGTTCGCACACACATACTAACAACAAGGGTTTTTTCAAAATTGATGATGTAGAAGAAGGTGATGAATTGATGTTTACGAGATTGGGTTATTCCGCTTTCGCGAAAGCGGTGACCGATGAATCTGAAGTGCTACAAATTGTCTTGTCAAGATCATCAGTAGATCTTGACGCGGTGAATATTACCAACGAGGTCGATATATTGAATACGATTACAGAAGCCGATCTTGAGATCAATCCCGTAACATCTTCGCAAGAAGTACTGCGAGCCGTTCCTGGACTATTCATAGGTCAACACGCTGGTGGCGGTAAGGCAGAACAGTTGTTCTTGAGAGGTTTTGACATTGATCATGGTACTGATGTAGCGATAAGTGTAGATGGAATGCCAGCAAACATGGTCTCGCACGCTCACGGTCAAGGTTACGCAGATTTGCACTTCGTTATTCCAGAAACCATCGAGAATATTTCTTACGGTAAAGGTAGCTATGACAAGTCAGTAGGTAATTTTGCGACGGCTGGCCATGTAGATTTTCGTACTAAGGACTTTGTGCGAGAAAATATCATCAGTGCAGAGATTGGCGATTTTAACTACCAGAGATTTGTAGGCTTAGTCCAAGTGTTGGACAATCAAAATACCAGCGCCTATCTCGCGACAGAGTATTTGACCTTTGATGGGCCATTTGATAGTCCGCAAAATTTTGATCGCATTAATTTATTCGGTAAACTCAATCACATTGCTGACAATGGAGATGAATTGTCGGTAAGTGTTTCCCGATTTGATAGTGAATGGGACGCCAGCGGCCAGATACCACAACGAGCCGTAGATCGTGGTCTGATAGGACGATTTGGCGCTATCGATGATACAGAAGGTGGTGAGACATCACGCACTGATGTCAATTTGAATTATGAGACGTCACTTAGCGATAACGAGAAACTCAGTACACATGCTTACTATTCGCGCTATAACTTTTTGCTCTTTTCAAACTTCACATTTTTCCTAGAAGATCCTATTAATGGTGATCAGATAAGACAACAAGAGTCAAGAGATCTAGCAGGCGTTGATGCAGCATATACGTATACTACAAATTTATCGGATCACCAGCTTGATCTCACAGCAGGCGTGCGGTTAAGAAACGATCGCACAGAAGGTAGTGAGCTTTCTAGAACACTCAATCGCAGGTCAACGCTAGAGAATATACAGTTGGGTGATATCAATGAGACTAATACATCTGCCTTTATCGGTGCTACCTGGTATCTCAATGATTTTTTAATTGATGCTGGATTACGTTTTGAGCGTTTCAAATTCACATATAAGGACGCATTGACCGCTCAGTATGACACTCAAGATCAAAGTGAGAGCGCCCTGTTGCCCAAGCTTAATTTTAATTACAAAGTGAGCGACGATTTACAGCTTTATTTTAAAAATGGTATAGGATTTCATAGCAACGATACCAGAGTGGTCTTGCAACAAACTGCAGATGATATACTGCCACTTTCCTATGGTTCAGATCTAGGTGCCGTGTGGAAACCAGTAGATCGGCTCATCGTGAATACCGCTTTGTGGTATTTGTTCCTAGAACAAGAATTTGTTTATGTAGGTGATGCTGGTATTGTTGAGCCTAGCGGCGAGACACAACGTTATGGATTCGATCTAGGTGTGCGTTATCAAATGACAGATCATCTATTTCTTGATAGCAATTTAAACTATGCACACGCAAGAGCGATCAATGAGCCAGACGGCGAGGATTTCATACCGCTTGCTCCAGAATGGACTGCGACTGGTGGTTTGAGTCTGCGCGATTATAAAGGCTTTAATGCAGGATTTAGATACAGATATATCGCAGACCGTGCTGCAAATGAAGACAACAGCATCGTTGCCGAAGGTTATTTCGTCTCAGACCTCAATGTAAATTATGACCTCACCAATAACTTGAGATTGGGCGTCGCTGTTCAAAATCTATTTGATATTGAATGGAACGAGACCCAATTTGCCACAGAATCACGACTAAGCACCGAAGCCGAATCTGTAGAAGAAATTCACTTCACGCCAGGAACACCGTTCTTTATTCGAGGATCCCTACAATATCGTTTCTAA